CCTCCGCAATTCCGAACGAGATCGGCCGCTTCGAAATGGCGTTGATCCAGACGCGCTCCCAGATTCTCGAGATGCAGGAGCGCATCGCCCAATCGATCGGGGCGAAGGATGCCGGCATTTTCGATGCGCACCTGCTGGTGGTGGAGGACCGCACTTTGATCGACGAAGTGCTGCGCAAATTGCAAACCGACCTCTGCAATGTGGAATTCGTTTTCCAGCAAGTGGCCACCCATTATGCCGACACCCTGAGCCAGATCGACGATCCTTATTTGCGCGAGCGCGCTCTCGACATCCAGGATGTGACTCGCCGCGTCGTCCGGAACCTCCAGGGCAAAGCGCCCAAGGATTTTCTTAGTTTGACGCATCGGCACATCCTTTTGGCGCACAACATTACGCCCTCGGACACCGCCACCATGAACCGCGAACACACGATCGGTCTCGCGACCGATCTGGGCAGCCGCACGTCGCACACGGCGATCATGGCGCGTTCGCTCGGGATTCCGGCGGTGGTCGGCTTGCACGACGCTACCGACAAACTCGAGACGGGCCGGGAGGCGTTGATCGACGGTTACAATGGGCTGCTCATTCTGGATCCAAAGCCGGAGACGCTCTGGCATTACGGCGAGCTGGAACACAAGCGATCGCTCGTCGCCCAGCAACTGACCGGGCTGCGCGAGACGAAATCGACGACCAAAGATGGCCGGCACATTGTTCTCTCGGCTAACATTGAGCTGCCGGACGAAGTGGAAGCGGCCCCGCGCAACGGCGCCGAAGGAATCGGCCTTTACCGCACGGAATTTCTCTATCTCAACCGCACGACCCTTCCCAGCGAAGCGGAACAATACGCCACCTACCGGAAAGTGGCCGAGCAGGTGCAGCCGCATCCGCTTATCATCCGGACGTTCGATCTGGGCGGCGACAAGGTGGCCGGCGCGCTGGATTCCGGCGACGAGATGAATCCTTTCCTGGGCCATCGCGCGATCCGCTTTTCCCTGGAACGGGTCGATATTTTCAAGGCGCAACTGCGGGCCATCATCCGGGCGAGCGCAGTGGGGAACGTGAAGATCATGTTTCCCATGATTTCAGGACTGGAAGAATTGGGCCGCGCCCTCGCCGTCTTCGAAGAATGCAAGGCGGAGCTGAAAAGCGAAGGCCAGGAGTTCGATCCGAAAATTGAAGTGGGCGCCATGATCGAAATCCCGGGCGCGGCGATGTGTGCCGACCGGCTCGCGCGCGAGATCGATTTTTTTAGCATCGGCACAAACGACCTCATTCAATATGCCCTAGCGGTGGATCGGGTGAACGAGCGGGTGGCGCACCTCTATGAGCCGACCCATCCCGCTGTTTTGCGGCTTCTCAAGATGACGGCGGACGCCGCGCACGCGCATGAT
This Chthoniobacterales bacterium DNA region includes the following protein-coding sequences:
- the ptsP gene encoding phosphoenolpyruvate--protein phosphotransferase: MSGDNAKQETRFQGVGVSPGVARGTLYVVRDDGDEVARHRIEPSAIPNEIGRFEMALIQTRSQILEMQERIAQSIGAKDAGIFDAHLLVVEDRTLIDEVLRKLQTDLCNVEFVFQQVATHYADTLSQIDDPYLRERALDIQDVTRRVVRNLQGKAPKDFLSLTHRHILLAHNITPSDTATMNREHTIGLATDLGSRTSHTAIMARSLGIPAVVGLHDATDKLETGREALIDGYNGLLILDPKPETLWHYGELEHKRSLVAQQLTGLRETKSTTKDGRHIVLSANIELPDEVEAAPRNGAEGIGLYRTEFLYLNRTTLPSEAEQYATYRKVAEQVQPHPLIIRTFDLGGDKVAGALDSGDEMNPFLGHRAIRFSLERVDIFKAQLRAIIRASAVGNVKIMFPMISGLEELGRALAVFEECKAELKSEGQEFDPKIEVGAMIEIPGAAMCADRLAREIDFFSIGTNDLIQYALAVDRVNERVAHLYEPTHPAVLRLLKMTADAAHAHDIWVGVCGEMAGDLALIPLLLGLGMDELSVGASLVPRVKRAVQSLTYAECQKLAEQVMELDTPSAILSRSLEIAQGHYGELLG